The window CTGAAAACCAATCAGTGATGGTTGAGCCAAAGTATTTTCGGTGGTCACTGTCGTTGAACGTTTAGCGCACGGTGTCTTTTGTGGAAGGGCAGTAATCCGGCGTATATTTAATTAGTAAACTGGGTGTGCCCATGCATGCCCAGTATTTTTTTAATTCAAAGGAGTTCGATAATGTCCAAGACGGAAATTTTGAAACGCGTCAAAGAAGATCATATTAAGTTTGTCTCATTACAGTTTACCGATGTGACCGGTTCGGTAAAAAGTGTGGATATTCCACCGGCGCGCCTGAAGGATGCGCTTGAAGATGGGGTTTGGTTTGATGGTTCATCGGTGGAGGGCTTTGCCCGCGTTCAGGAAAGCGATATGCGCCTGGTATTAGATCCAGATACCTATGCCATCTTGCCCTGGTCGCCCGCTGAATTGAAGAGGGCGCGCATTTTTTGCGATATTTATCGCCCCGATGGCACACCTTTCCCCGGTGATCCGCGCGGTATCCTCAAGCGAATGCTCAAAGAAATTGATGACCGCGGCTGGGTCTTCAATATTGGCCCTGAACCGGAATTCTTTCTCTTTAAACGCAATGGCACTGAGAATATTCATCCTGTGCCGCATGATGTGGGTGGATATTTTGATTTCTCGGCCAGCGATGAGGCTGTGGTTGTGCGCACTGAATTGATGGAGGCCCTCGAAACGATGGGCCTCGATGTAGAAGCAGGCCACCATGAAGTGGCCCGTGGACAGCATGAAATTGATTTCCGTTTCACCGATGCTTTGCAGGCTGCCGATTATGTGCTGACTCTGAAATATACGGTCAAAGCCATTGCAGCGCAGCATGGGTTGGTGGCTTCATTTATGCCCAAGCCCATTTTTGGCGTCAATGGTTCGGGAATGCACTGCCACCAGTCTTTATTCACCAAAGACGGCCAGAATCTTTTCTTTGACAACGCCGATGAATACAAACTTTCCAAAATGGCTTATGGCTTTATTGCCGGTCAGCTAAAACATGCCCGTTCTTTGGCGGCTATTGTTGCGCCGACAATCAACTCGTATAAGCGCCTTGTCCCGGGCTATGAAGCGCCCGTGTATGTGGGTTGGGCGCAAATCAATCGCTCGGCGTTGATTCGCATTCCGCGTCACATGGAAGGACGCGATAATTCCGTGCGCGCCGAATTGCGTTTCCCCGATCCATCTGCGAATCCGTATCTGGCCTTTGCGGCCATGCTGGCTGCCGGATTGGATGGGATGGAGAACGAGATGGCTTGTCCTGAGCCGCTGAATAACGTCAATATCTGGTATATGACCCCCGAAGAGCGCGCCGCGCGTAATATTACCGAATTGCCCAATTCGCTGGCCGACGCGTTGCGCGAGTTGGATACCAATGACACACTGAAGAATGCCCTGGGCCTACAGATGTATGAGGCCTTCCGGCGTGCAAAATGGAGCGAAGTTGAAGAATATCGCACCACCGTTATGGATTGGGAAGTCAAGCGCTATTTAGAAACCGCCTGATTTTCCAAACAGGTGACAGTTACGCTTTTCGTGTGACTGTCACCTGTTGTTTGGGGCCTGTCAACTTGCAAATACATCGCGCCGACTCACAGGGGCCAGCAAAAAGCGCGGGAGTAGTTTCCACATTGGGGCATAGGCCAACACCGAGCCAGATTTCCGATTCGCCAGCATTCGCTCAACCAGCCAGGGGGTTACATTTTCCACGCGATCCGCAATGATATTAAAAATTCCGCGCACACGCGCCAGCTCGTCGGGTTTATCCACATAGTGCTGCATGACCATTTCCGTAATTACCATGCCGGGCTGCAATGCGCCAATGATGAGGGGCGAATCGCGCAGCTCTTTGGCAAGCGCTTTGGTGAAATAGGAAATGCCCGCTTTGCTGGTTCCGTATAAGGCCATGCCCACCCGGGTGCTGCCGTTTGAGCCAAAGCCCGCCAGATTGTAAATGGCGCCATACCCTTGCGTTAACATGCCGCGCACAGCGGTTTGTGCCCCGAAAATTGTCCCCAATATATTTGTGTTGACGATGCCCACTGCCTCGTCGGAAGAATACGTCCAGACTTCGCTTTGAGGCCCGCTGATACCGGCATTGTTGATCCAGATATCGACATGACCGAAATGCTGGGAGGCGGCATCCCAGAGGGTTTGCACCGCGGCGGGATCCTCCACCGGGCAGGGTTGCGCAAGAATCCTTTCGGGCGGGTAGCTGTTTCCCAGGCGTGATATTGCCTCCTGAGTGCTGGCCTCCGTCCGGCCACTGATTA is drawn from Chloroflexota bacterium and contains these coding sequences:
- the glnA gene encoding type I glutamate--ammonia ligase, coding for MSKTEILKRVKEDHIKFVSLQFTDVTGSVKSVDIPPARLKDALEDGVWFDGSSVEGFARVQESDMRLVLDPDTYAILPWSPAELKRARIFCDIYRPDGTPFPGDPRGILKRMLKEIDDRGWVFNIGPEPEFFLFKRNGTENIHPVPHDVGGYFDFSASDEAVVVRTELMEALETMGLDVEAGHHEVARGQHEIDFRFTDALQAADYVLTLKYTVKAIAAQHGLVASFMPKPIFGVNGSGMHCHQSLFTKDGQNLFFDNADEYKLSKMAYGFIAGQLKHARSLAAIVAPTINSYKRLVPGYEAPVYVGWAQINRSALIRIPRHMEGRDNSVRAELRFPDPSANPYLAFAAMLAAGLDGMENEMACPEPLNNVNIWYMTPEERAARNITELPNSLADALRELDTNDTLKNALGLQMYEAFRRAKWSEVEEYRTTVMDWEVKRYLETA
- a CDS encoding SDR family oxidoreductase, producing MKSIVITGSTRGIGYGMAEAFLARGCGVVISGRTEASTQEAISRLGNSYPPERILAQPCPVEDPAAVQTLWDAASQHFGHVDIWINNAGISGPQSEVWTYSSDEAVGIVNTNILGTIFGAQTAVRGMLTQGYGAIYNLAGFGSNGSTRVGMALYGTSKAGISYFTKALAKELRDSPLIIGALQPGMVITEMVMQHYVDKPDELARVRGIFNIIADRVENVTPWLVERMLANRKSGSVLAYAPMWKLLPRFLLAPVSRRDVFAS